tttttattattgatatagattataaattattcttattattatagTGGTGCTCTATATAGTATATATGCTGTTCTTGTTAGAGTTTGACTAATGGATCATTCTCTGAATTGTTCATCTAGAGGCAGGGCAGTACCTGGCTGCAAAAACCAAAGTGGTTCTGATGAGGAAAGTGGATGGACATCTTACTTAGAAGATTTCTCAAAAGGCATAGAGCCAAGCTATTGTTCCAGTTTGGATGGCTCCTCTTTGCTCTCAGATGCTGCTTCTTGTGCTGCATGGAAATTTTCTCATCAGAATTTTAAGGTCAGCACTGCCCCAAATCTACCCAAAAAACTAAGCTTCAAGAAAGCAAGAGCCAAACAGATATCAGAGGATGACCCTTTGGAAGACACTGCTAGCTCTCCAGTCAATAGCCCCAAGGTATATATACAAAACACCAATTattgtttcttataaatttttttctctccaaatttttttttctttccctctTTCAGTATATGCCAtgagactttttattttttgttttctcatttt
Above is a window of Glycine soja cultivar W05 chromosome 12, ASM419377v2, whole genome shotgun sequence DNA encoding:
- the LOC114379450 gene encoding vascular-related unknown protein 1-like produces the protein MDHSLNCSSRGRAVPGCKNQSGSDEESGWTSYLEDFSKGIEPSYCSSLDGSSLLSDAASCAAWKFSHQNFKVSTAPNLPKKLSFKKARAKQISEDDPLEDTASSPVNSPKVRDLNPAEMSSRKVDDQLEASLGKEFITSSEHYSDLKMDDNEHELKFNGKNIDCTDLKKRGLCLVPLSLLVNYLG